The Niastella koreensis GR20-10 genome includes a window with the following:
- a CDS encoding RNA polymerase sigma factor → MTFDEIYKIYWQKIFRLCLGYMNDFDWAKDIAQETFIIVWQQLPKFRHESAIGTWIFRIATNNCLRQIEKDKRAPKAALPDDLKEEKQPSIEPQIRFLYQCIAELPETDRIIISLELEDVKQAEIASITGLSEANIRVKIHRIKEKLSQKFKAHAHEQ, encoded by the coding sequence ATGACATTTGACGAAATCTACAAAATATACTGGCAAAAGATCTTTCGGTTATGTTTGGGCTATATGAACGATTTCGATTGGGCTAAAGACATTGCACAGGAAACCTTTATCATTGTTTGGCAACAGCTTCCAAAGTTCAGGCATGAATCAGCAATCGGTACCTGGATATTCAGAATCGCGACAAACAATTGTTTAAGGCAAATCGAGAAAGATAAACGAGCCCCCAAAGCAGCATTACCCGATGATCTGAAAGAAGAAAAACAGCCTTCCATTGAACCACAGATCCGGTTCCTGTATCAATGTATTGCCGAACTGCCGGAAACAGACCGCATCATTATTTCATTGGAGCTGGAAGACGTAAAACAGGCCGAAATAGCCAGCATTACCGGACTTTCAGAAGCCAACATCCGGGTAAAGATCCACAGGATCAAGGAAAAGTTATCTCAAAAATTTAAAGCCCATGCTCATGAGCAGTAA